The Montipora foliosa isolate CH-2021 chromosome 1, ASM3666993v2, whole genome shotgun sequence genome has a window encoding:
- the LOC138007466 gene encoding adenosine receptor A2b-like — protein MDDSRAKEQSIPSNSTIETSTTTNHLQVIFWCITYGAVAAIIVAGNSIIIGVFLQRKVPQQGRKYFLINLAIADLMVGALALPMYIFIIYAFNYSTSNNIVVTEVYTAVDVFTGLASVFTLACIALERIFAVCSPIEFRARATKQVYVGIIIAVWAISGTAAVAYILSTPTLINVLPNRTFTYYLTGLSVLSVLVICFAYLAVALRFHLWRKIQMEMTFTKQEQRLATVLFTITVVFVLTWSPFHIMNILVNFGDSFLYNIPVDIVYFGKLLHYSNSLANPVIYTLKIPEFRFAMRRMLCKNWVRETRV, from the coding sequence ATGGACGATTCACGAGCCAAGGAACAGAGTATCCCGAGCAATTCAACGATTGAGACCTCTACAACCACAAATCATCTCCAAGTAATCTTCTGGTGTATAACATATGGTGCGGTCGCAGCAATCATCGTGGCGGGAAACTCCATCATTATTGGAGTATTCTTACAAAGGAAAGTACCACAGCAAGGCCGCAAATATTTTCTAATTAATTTGGCAATAGCAGACTTAATGGTGGGAGCTTTGGCCTTACCTATGTACATCTTCATTATTTATGCATTTAATTACTCGACATCTAATAATATTGTAGTGACTGAAGTTTACACTGCGGTTGACGTCTTTACTGGTTTAGCTTCAGTATTTACACTAGCTTGCATCGCACTTGAACGAATCTTCGCAGTATGTTCACCTATAGAGTTTCGCGCTAGAGCAACAAAACAAGTGTATGTTGGCATCATAATCGCAGTATGGGCCATATCTGGGACAGCAGCTGTAGCTTACATTCTTAGTACCCCCACTCTCATTAACGTGCTTCCAAACAGAACATTTACTTACTACTTGACTGGGCTCTCAGTGCTATCAGTTCTTGTTATATGCTTTGCTTACCTTGCCGTTGCCCTTCGTTTTCACTTGTGGCGAAAAATTCAGATGGAGATGACCTTTACCAAGCAAGAACAGCGCTTAGCAACCGTGTTATTCACAATCACAGTTGTTTTCGTGTTAACGTGGAGTCCTTTTCACATAATGAACATTCTCGTCAATTTTGGCGATTCTTTTCTTTACAATATCCCAGTGGATATTGTTTACTTTGGAAAGCTGCTTCATTACAGCAACTCCCTTGCTAATCCTGTCATCTACACATTGAAGATTCCGGAATTCAGATTCGCAATGAGACGCATGCTTTGTAAAAATTGGGTAAGAGAAACCCGTGTATAA
- the LOC138007436 gene encoding adenosine receptor A3-like, with protein MTNSSSAVGYQNETSAAAMFTKAEMIGWCVGFGVIDIFVIISNFLTIVVFTRSKLLRKRTYYFLLCLAIADMMVGTISLPLYIYSLVVYAKAGDYEPLVYQIPLAVDIFSGFASIIALTIISLDRFYSVALPNWHRTTPGYLYCISITSIWALSGVFLSIRILEDLEMVPDKSMWYCTVVSFSLFLVVICFAYIGIWVRVMQRINEKTRSSIEKDKRLAKTLFLITSIFFLTWGPFQGINFFLRETDSCCGKEMVIWIYLTKMMQYINSFINPIIYTFKMPDFRRVFLSLLGASPYGMKSTRASSKMLTDRRKRASTLRTSDGEPNGNCENAV; from the coding sequence ATGACGAATAGTTCATCCGCTGTTGGTTATCAAAACGAAACTTCTGCCGCAGCCATGTTTACCAAAGCAGAGATGATAGGATGGTGTGTCGGATTTGGTGTAATTGACATCTTTGTCATCATATCTAACTTTCTTACCATCGTCGTGTTTACCAGAAGCAAGTTATTACGGAAGCGTACCTACTATTTTCTATTATGCTTAGCGATCGCCGACATGATGGTCGGTACGATTTCTTTGCCACTGTACATTTATTCCTTGGTAGTTTATGCGAAGGCTGGTGACTATGAGCCACTCGTTTACCAAATTCCGTTAGCAGTTGACATTTTCTCGGGATTTGCTTCAATTATAGCACTGACAATTATATCTTTGGATCGTTTTTACTCTGTTGCTCTTCCTAACTGGCATCGGACAACGCCCGGTTACTTGTACTGCATATCAATAACCTCCATTTGGGCATTATCTGGTGTTTTCCTGTCCATTCGAATACTTGAAGACCTGGAAATGGTCCCTGATAAAAGCATGTGGTATTGTACGGTAGTCTCGTTCTCCTTATTTCTTGTGGTAATTTGCTTTGCGTACATTGGCATTTGGGTCAGGGTTATGCAAAGGAtaaatgaaaagacaaggagctcTATAGAGAAGGACAAGAGACTAGCAAAAACACTATTTTTGATCACATCAATTTTCTTCCTGACTTGGGGCCCGTTCCAAGGAATCAACTTTTTCCTCAGAGAAACAGATAGTTGCTGTGGTAAGGAAATGGTTATCTGGATATACCTAACTAAAATGATGCAATATATAAACTCCTTCATTAATCCCATCATATATACGTTTAAGATGCCTGACTTCCGCAGAGTTTTCCTAAGTTTGCTTGGAGCCTCTCCATATGGCATGAAGTCAACTAGGGCATCGTCAAAGATGCTTACTGATCGTCGTAAGAGGGCAAGCACACTACGAACAAGCGATGGTGAGCCCAACGGGAATTGTGAGAATGCGGTTTGA